In Festucalex cinctus isolate MCC-2025b chromosome 5, RoL_Fcin_1.0, whole genome shotgun sequence, a single genomic region encodes these proteins:
- the git2a gene encoding ARF GTPase-activating protein GIT2a isoform X1, with protein sequence MSKRMRNTEVCADCCVPEPRWASVNRGVLICDECCSVHRSLGRHSSQVRHLTHTPWPPTQLQMVQMLYSNGANSIWEHSLLDPASVMSGKRKANPQDKLHPNKSEFIKAKYQMLAFVHRMPCREDDSSTAKDLSKQLHSSVRTGNLETCLRLLSLGAQANFFHPEKGNTPLHVAAKAGQVSQAELLTVYGADPGAPDSNGKTPIDYAREAGHHELADRLVEIQYELTDRLAFYLCGRKPDHKNGQHFIVPQMADSSLDLSELAKAAKKKLQSLSNHLFEELAMDVYDEVDRRETDAVWLATQNHSALVTETTVVPFLPVNPEYSSTRNQGRQKLARFNAHEFATLVIDILSDAKRRQQGNSAASPKDNVELTLKNMSARPCSDSQDNDQPDYDSVASDEDTDQELPSSKGDRTKSLDSDLSDGPITMQEYLEVKNALSVSEAKIQHLLKANSNLSDELRLMQKKLQSLQSENTSLRRQVTANIYQNPSTSDYPDPSSPSALKRRQSARASRPMSMYETGSGLKTYLPKGENPYPEEAIPTLHPFPPHKEKGAFVTTSSSLPSFPSTLSWSMDESNRKASKLEKQSSMPESDYDNTFNDSEVDDSGLCRRARLRSSARPGEGSSIPELDDAELESDPTLPSTEDVIRKTEQITKNIQELLRAAQDNKHESFIPCSERIHVAVTEMAALFPKRPRSETVRSSLRLLTSSACRLQSECRKAVPPEGCPGPDMQLVTQQVIQCAYDIAKAAKQLVTITTKENTN encoded by the exons ATGTCCAAACGCATGAGGAACACGGAGGTGTGTGCAGACTGTTGCGTCCCAG AACCCCGCTGGGCCTCAGTGAACAGGGGGGTGTTGATTTGTGATGAGTGCTGCAGTGTTCATCGAAGTCTAGGCAGACACAGCTCACAAGTCCGTCACTTGACGCACACGCCATGGCCTCCTACGCAGCTACAA ATGGTTCAGATGTTGTACAGCAATGGTGCTAATTCAATTTGGGAGCACTCCCTTCTGGACCCAGCATCTGTGATGAGTGGAAAACGCAAGGCGAACCCCCAGGACAAATTGCA CCCAAACAAGTCAGAATTTATCAAAGCCAAATATCAAATGCTGGCGTTTGTCCACCGCATGCCTTGTCGGGAAgatgacagttcaacagccAAAGATCTGAGTAAG CAACTTCATTCAAGTGTTCGCACTGGAAATCTTGAGACCTGTTTGAGGTTGCTTTCTTTGGGAGCTCAAGCAAACTTTTTTCACCCA GAAAAGGGAAACACTCCCTTACATGTGGCAGCAAAGGCAGGACAGGTCTCTCAGGCAGAACTGTTAACGGTTTACGGCGCAGATCCTGGAGCCCCTGATAGCAATGGCAAAACTCCCATTGACTATGCAAG GGAGGCGGGCCACCACGAGTTGGCAGATCGACTGGTGGAGATTCAGTATGAGCTGACAGATCGGTTGGCGTTCTACCTGTGTGGGCGAAAACCAG ATCACAAAAATGGGCAACACTTCATCGTTCCTCAAATGGCTGACAG CAGTTTAGATCTATCTGAATTGGCCAAAGCAGCCAAGAAGAAGCTGCAGTCA CTGAGTAATCATTTATTTGAGGAGCTGGCCATGGATGTGTATGATGAGGTTGACAGGCGAGAGACTGATGCAG TGTGGTTAGCAACACAGAATCACAGTGCCCTTGTGACGGAGACGACTGTGGTGCCTTTCCTTCCCGTCAATCCAGAGTATTCGTCCACAAGAAACCAG ggaCGCCAGAAACTTGCCAGATTCAACGCACATGAATTTGCAACTCTTGTGATTGACATACTAAGTGATGCAAAGCGGAGACAACAAGGAAATTCAGCAGCAAGCCCTAAAG ACAATGTGGAACTCACCCTGAAGAACATGTCTGCCAGGCCATGCAGCGACAGTCAGGATAATGACCAGCCCGACTATGATAGCGTAGCGTCTGATGAGGATACAGACCAAGAGCTCCCTTCAAGTAAAGGAGATCGGACAAAG AGTCTGGACTCTGACCTCTCTGATGGCCCTATCACCATGCAGGAGTACCTGGAGGTGAAAAACGCTCTGTCGGTCTCCGAGGCCAAAATCCAACATCTCCTGAAAGCCAACAGCAACCTGAGCGATGAGCTGCGACTGATGCAGAAAAAG CTGCAATCTCTGCAAAGTGAGAACACCTCTCTTAGGCGGCAGGTCACAGCCAATATCTATCAGAACCCCAGCACGTCAGACTATCCCGACCCCTCCAGTCCTTCAGCCCTGAAACGCCGGCAATCTGCTCGGGCGAGTCGGCCCATGTCTATGTACGAGACTGGCTCGGGCCTGAAGACTTATCTCCCTAAAGGGGAAAATCCTTACCCAGAGGAGGCTATTCCCACCCTGCATCCCTTCCCACCTCAT AAGGAAAAGGGCGCTTTTGTGACCACCTCTTCATCCCTCCCCTCATTTCCGTCCACCCTGTCCTGGTCCATGGATGAAAGTAATCGAAAG GCCTCCAAGTTAGAGAAGCAGAGCAGCATGCCTGAAAGCGACTATGACAATACATTCAATGACTCTGAGGTGGACGACTCAGG TCTGTGCAGGAGAGCGAGGCTGAGGAGCAGCGCCCGGCCGGGGGAGGGCAGCTCCATCCCCGAGCTGGATGACGCGGAGTTGGAGTCGGACCCGACGCTTCCCAGCACCGAGGACGTCATCCGCAAAACCGAGCAGATCACCAAGAATATTCAGGAGCTCCTGCGAGCAGCTCAGGATAACAAACACGAGAG CTTCATACCCTGCTCGGAAAGAATACATGTGGCTGTAACAGAAATGGCCGCTCTCTTTCCAAAG AGGCCGCGCTCCGAGACTGTGCGAAGCTCTCTGCGCTTGTTGACGTCCAGTGCGTGCAGGCTTCAGAGCGAATGCAGGAAGGCGGTGCCTCCGGAAGGCTGCCCGGGACCGGACATGCAGCTTGTCACCCAGCAGGTCATCCAATGTGCTTATGATATTGCCAAGGCGGCCAAGCAGCTTGTCACCATCACTACTAAGGAGAACACCAACTGA
- the git2a gene encoding ARF GTPase-activating protein GIT2a isoform X10 yields MSKRMRNTEVCADCCVPEPRWASVNRGVLICDECCSVHRSLGRHSSQVRHLTHTPWPPTQLQMVQMLYSNGANSIWEHSLLDPASVMSGKRKANPQDKLHPNKSEFIKAKYQMLAFVHRMPCREDDSSTAKDLSKQLHSSVRTGNLETCLRLLSLGAQANFFHPEKGNTPLHVAAKAGQVSQAELLTVYGADPGAPDSNGKTPIDYAREAGHHELADRLVEIQYELTDRLAFYLCGRKPDHKNGQHFIVPQMADSSLDLSELAKAAKKKLQSLSNHLFEELAMDVYDEVDRRETDAVWLATQNHSALVTETTVVPFLPVNPEYSSTRNQGRQKLARFNAHEFATLVIDILSDAKRRQQGNSAASPKDNVELTLKNMSARPCSDSQDNDQPDYDSVASDEDTDQELPSSKGDRTKSLDSDLSDGPITMQEYLEVKNALSVSEAKIQHLLKANSNLSDELRLMQKKLQSLQSENTSLRRQVTANIYQNPSTSDYPDPSSPSALKRRQSARASRPMSMYETGSGLKTYLPKGENPYPEEAIPTLHPFPPHKEKGAFVTTSSSLPSFPSTLSWSMDESNRKGLQVREAEQHA; encoded by the exons ATGTCCAAACGCATGAGGAACACGGAGGTGTGTGCAGACTGTTGCGTCCCAG AACCCCGCTGGGCCTCAGTGAACAGGGGGGTGTTGATTTGTGATGAGTGCTGCAGTGTTCATCGAAGTCTAGGCAGACACAGCTCACAAGTCCGTCACTTGACGCACACGCCATGGCCTCCTACGCAGCTACAA ATGGTTCAGATGTTGTACAGCAATGGTGCTAATTCAATTTGGGAGCACTCCCTTCTGGACCCAGCATCTGTGATGAGTGGAAAACGCAAGGCGAACCCCCAGGACAAATTGCA CCCAAACAAGTCAGAATTTATCAAAGCCAAATATCAAATGCTGGCGTTTGTCCACCGCATGCCTTGTCGGGAAgatgacagttcaacagccAAAGATCTGAGTAAG CAACTTCATTCAAGTGTTCGCACTGGAAATCTTGAGACCTGTTTGAGGTTGCTTTCTTTGGGAGCTCAAGCAAACTTTTTTCACCCA GAAAAGGGAAACACTCCCTTACATGTGGCAGCAAAGGCAGGACAGGTCTCTCAGGCAGAACTGTTAACGGTTTACGGCGCAGATCCTGGAGCCCCTGATAGCAATGGCAAAACTCCCATTGACTATGCAAG GGAGGCGGGCCACCACGAGTTGGCAGATCGACTGGTGGAGATTCAGTATGAGCTGACAGATCGGTTGGCGTTCTACCTGTGTGGGCGAAAACCAG ATCACAAAAATGGGCAACACTTCATCGTTCCTCAAATGGCTGACAG CAGTTTAGATCTATCTGAATTGGCCAAAGCAGCCAAGAAGAAGCTGCAGTCA CTGAGTAATCATTTATTTGAGGAGCTGGCCATGGATGTGTATGATGAGGTTGACAGGCGAGAGACTGATGCAG TGTGGTTAGCAACACAGAATCACAGTGCCCTTGTGACGGAGACGACTGTGGTGCCTTTCCTTCCCGTCAATCCAGAGTATTCGTCCACAAGAAACCAG ggaCGCCAGAAACTTGCCAGATTCAACGCACATGAATTTGCAACTCTTGTGATTGACATACTAAGTGATGCAAAGCGGAGACAACAAGGAAATTCAGCAGCAAGCCCTAAAG ACAATGTGGAACTCACCCTGAAGAACATGTCTGCCAGGCCATGCAGCGACAGTCAGGATAATGACCAGCCCGACTATGATAGCGTAGCGTCTGATGAGGATACAGACCAAGAGCTCCCTTCAAGTAAAGGAGATCGGACAAAG AGTCTGGACTCTGACCTCTCTGATGGCCCTATCACCATGCAGGAGTACCTGGAGGTGAAAAACGCTCTGTCGGTCTCCGAGGCCAAAATCCAACATCTCCTGAAAGCCAACAGCAACCTGAGCGATGAGCTGCGACTGATGCAGAAAAAG CTGCAATCTCTGCAAAGTGAGAACACCTCTCTTAGGCGGCAGGTCACAGCCAATATCTATCAGAACCCCAGCACGTCAGACTATCCCGACCCCTCCAGTCCTTCAGCCCTGAAACGCCGGCAATCTGCTCGGGCGAGTCGGCCCATGTCTATGTACGAGACTGGCTCGGGCCTGAAGACTTATCTCCCTAAAGGGGAAAATCCTTACCCAGAGGAGGCTATTCCCACCCTGCATCCCTTCCCACCTCAT AAGGAAAAGGGCGCTTTTGTGACCACCTCTTCATCCCTCCCCTCATTTCCGTCCACCCTGTCCTGGTCCATGGATGAAAGTAATCGAAAGG GCCTCCAAGTTAGAGAAGCAGAGCAGCATGCCTGA
- the git2a gene encoding ARF GTPase-activating protein GIT2a isoform X12, with protein sequence MSKRMRNTEVCADCCVPEPRWASVNRGVLICDECCSVHRSLGRHSSQVRHLTHTPWPPTQLQMVQMLYSNGANSIWEHSLLDPASVMSGKRKANPQDKLHPNKSEFIKAKYQMLAFVHRMPCREDDSSTAKDLSKQLHSSVRTGNLETCLRLLSLGAQANFFHPEKGNTPLHVAAKAGQVSQAELLTVYGADPGAPDSNGKTPIDYAREAGHHELADRLVEIQYELTDRLAFYLCGRKPDHKNGQHFIVPQMADSSLDLSELAKAAKKKLQSLSNHLFEELAMDVYDEVDRRETDAVWLATQNHSALVTETTVVPFLPVNPEYSSTRNQGRQKLARFNAHEFATLVIDILSDAKRRQQGNSAASPKDNVELTLKNMSARPCSDSQDNDQPDYDSVASDEDTDQELPSSKGDRTKSLDSDLSDGPITMQEYLEVKNALSVSEAKIQHLLKANSNLSDELRLMQKKKEKGAFVTTSSSLPSFPSTLSWSMDESNRKGLQVREAEQHA encoded by the exons ATGTCCAAACGCATGAGGAACACGGAGGTGTGTGCAGACTGTTGCGTCCCAG AACCCCGCTGGGCCTCAGTGAACAGGGGGGTGTTGATTTGTGATGAGTGCTGCAGTGTTCATCGAAGTCTAGGCAGACACAGCTCACAAGTCCGTCACTTGACGCACACGCCATGGCCTCCTACGCAGCTACAA ATGGTTCAGATGTTGTACAGCAATGGTGCTAATTCAATTTGGGAGCACTCCCTTCTGGACCCAGCATCTGTGATGAGTGGAAAACGCAAGGCGAACCCCCAGGACAAATTGCA CCCAAACAAGTCAGAATTTATCAAAGCCAAATATCAAATGCTGGCGTTTGTCCACCGCATGCCTTGTCGGGAAgatgacagttcaacagccAAAGATCTGAGTAAG CAACTTCATTCAAGTGTTCGCACTGGAAATCTTGAGACCTGTTTGAGGTTGCTTTCTTTGGGAGCTCAAGCAAACTTTTTTCACCCA GAAAAGGGAAACACTCCCTTACATGTGGCAGCAAAGGCAGGACAGGTCTCTCAGGCAGAACTGTTAACGGTTTACGGCGCAGATCCTGGAGCCCCTGATAGCAATGGCAAAACTCCCATTGACTATGCAAG GGAGGCGGGCCACCACGAGTTGGCAGATCGACTGGTGGAGATTCAGTATGAGCTGACAGATCGGTTGGCGTTCTACCTGTGTGGGCGAAAACCAG ATCACAAAAATGGGCAACACTTCATCGTTCCTCAAATGGCTGACAG CAGTTTAGATCTATCTGAATTGGCCAAAGCAGCCAAGAAGAAGCTGCAGTCA CTGAGTAATCATTTATTTGAGGAGCTGGCCATGGATGTGTATGATGAGGTTGACAGGCGAGAGACTGATGCAG TGTGGTTAGCAACACAGAATCACAGTGCCCTTGTGACGGAGACGACTGTGGTGCCTTTCCTTCCCGTCAATCCAGAGTATTCGTCCACAAGAAACCAG ggaCGCCAGAAACTTGCCAGATTCAACGCACATGAATTTGCAACTCTTGTGATTGACATACTAAGTGATGCAAAGCGGAGACAACAAGGAAATTCAGCAGCAAGCCCTAAAG ACAATGTGGAACTCACCCTGAAGAACATGTCTGCCAGGCCATGCAGCGACAGTCAGGATAATGACCAGCCCGACTATGATAGCGTAGCGTCTGATGAGGATACAGACCAAGAGCTCCCTTCAAGTAAAGGAGATCGGACAAAG AGTCTGGACTCTGACCTCTCTGATGGCCCTATCACCATGCAGGAGTACCTGGAGGTGAAAAACGCTCTGTCGGTCTCCGAGGCCAAAATCCAACATCTCCTGAAAGCCAACAGCAACCTGAGCGATGAGCTGCGACTGATGCAGAAAAAG AAGGAAAAGGGCGCTTTTGTGACCACCTCTTCATCCCTCCCCTCATTTCCGTCCACCCTGTCCTGGTCCATGGATGAAAGTAATCGAAAGG GCCTCCAAGTTAGAGAAGCAGAGCAGCATGCCTGA
- the git2a gene encoding ARF GTPase-activating protein GIT2a isoform X13, with product MSKRMRNTEVCADCCVPEPRWASVNRGVLICDECCSVHRSLGRHSSQVRHLTHTPWPPTQLQMVQMLYSNGANSIWEHSLLDPASVMSGKRKANPQDKLHPNKSEFIKAKYQMLAFVHRMPCREDDSSTAKDLSKQLHSSVRTGNLETCLRLLSLGAQANFFHPEKGNTPLHVAAKAGQVSQAELLTVYGADPGAPDSNGKTPIDYAREAGHHELADRLVEIQYELTDRLAFYLCGRKPDHKNGQHFIVPQMADSSLDLSELAKAAKKKLQSLSNHLFEELAMDVYDEVDRRETDAVWLATQNHSALVTETTVVPFLPVNPEYSSTRNQGRQKLARFNAHEFATLVIDILSDAKRRQQGNSAASPKDNVELTLKNMSARPCSDSQDNDQPDYDSVASDEDTDQELPSSKGDRTKSLDSDLSDGPITMQEYLEVKNALSVSEAKIQHLLKANSNLSDELRLMQKKAVRDYVNRKAAVTPCCSTLPLSSASMLTRRGNPSGSFHN from the exons ATGTCCAAACGCATGAGGAACACGGAGGTGTGTGCAGACTGTTGCGTCCCAG AACCCCGCTGGGCCTCAGTGAACAGGGGGGTGTTGATTTGTGATGAGTGCTGCAGTGTTCATCGAAGTCTAGGCAGACACAGCTCACAAGTCCGTCACTTGACGCACACGCCATGGCCTCCTACGCAGCTACAA ATGGTTCAGATGTTGTACAGCAATGGTGCTAATTCAATTTGGGAGCACTCCCTTCTGGACCCAGCATCTGTGATGAGTGGAAAACGCAAGGCGAACCCCCAGGACAAATTGCA CCCAAACAAGTCAGAATTTATCAAAGCCAAATATCAAATGCTGGCGTTTGTCCACCGCATGCCTTGTCGGGAAgatgacagttcaacagccAAAGATCTGAGTAAG CAACTTCATTCAAGTGTTCGCACTGGAAATCTTGAGACCTGTTTGAGGTTGCTTTCTTTGGGAGCTCAAGCAAACTTTTTTCACCCA GAAAAGGGAAACACTCCCTTACATGTGGCAGCAAAGGCAGGACAGGTCTCTCAGGCAGAACTGTTAACGGTTTACGGCGCAGATCCTGGAGCCCCTGATAGCAATGGCAAAACTCCCATTGACTATGCAAG GGAGGCGGGCCACCACGAGTTGGCAGATCGACTGGTGGAGATTCAGTATGAGCTGACAGATCGGTTGGCGTTCTACCTGTGTGGGCGAAAACCAG ATCACAAAAATGGGCAACACTTCATCGTTCCTCAAATGGCTGACAG CAGTTTAGATCTATCTGAATTGGCCAAAGCAGCCAAGAAGAAGCTGCAGTCA CTGAGTAATCATTTATTTGAGGAGCTGGCCATGGATGTGTATGATGAGGTTGACAGGCGAGAGACTGATGCAG TGTGGTTAGCAACACAGAATCACAGTGCCCTTGTGACGGAGACGACTGTGGTGCCTTTCCTTCCCGTCAATCCAGAGTATTCGTCCACAAGAAACCAG ggaCGCCAGAAACTTGCCAGATTCAACGCACATGAATTTGCAACTCTTGTGATTGACATACTAAGTGATGCAAAGCGGAGACAACAAGGAAATTCAGCAGCAAGCCCTAAAG ACAATGTGGAACTCACCCTGAAGAACATGTCTGCCAGGCCATGCAGCGACAGTCAGGATAATGACCAGCCCGACTATGATAGCGTAGCGTCTGATGAGGATACAGACCAAGAGCTCCCTTCAAGTAAAGGAGATCGGACAAAG AGTCTGGACTCTGACCTCTCTGATGGCCCTATCACCATGCAGGAGTACCTGGAGGTGAAAAACGCTCTGTCGGTCTCCGAGGCCAAAATCCAACATCTCCTGAAAGCCAACAGCAACCTGAGCGATGAGCTGCGACTGATGCAGAAAAAG GCTGTGCGTGACTACGTGAACAGGAAGGCTGCTGTGACACCCTGCTGCTCCACCCTCCCTCTGTCGTCGGCCAGCATGCTCACTCGAAGAGGAAATCCCTCCGGTTCATTTCATAATTG A
- the git2a gene encoding ARF GTPase-activating protein GIT2a isoform X11 codes for MSKRMRNTEVCADCCVPEPRWASVNRGVLICDECCSVHRSLGRHSSQVRHLTHTPWPPTQLQMVQMLYSNGANSIWEHSLLDPASVMSGKRKANPQDKLHPNKSEFIKAKYQMLAFVHRMPCREDDSSTAKDLSKQLHSSVRTGNLETCLRLLSLGAQANFFHPEKGNTPLHVAAKAGQVSQAELLTVYGADPGAPDSNGKTPIDYAREAGHHELADRLVEIQYELTDRLAFYLCGRKPDHKNGQHFIVPQMADSSLDLSELAKAAKKKLQSLSNHLFEELAMDVYDEVDRRETDAVWLATQNHSALVTETTVVPFLPVNPEYSSTRNQGRQKLARFNAHEFATLVIDILSDAKRRQQGNSAASPKDNVELTLKNMSARPCSDSQDNDQPDYDSVASDEDTDQELPSSKGDRTKSLDSDLSDGPITMQEYLEVKNALSVSEAKIQHLLKANSNLSDELRLMQKKAVRDYVNRKAAVTPCCSTLPLSSASMLTRRGNPSGSFHNCCNLCKVRTPLLGGRSQPISIRTPARQTIPTPPVLQP; via the exons ATGTCCAAACGCATGAGGAACACGGAGGTGTGTGCAGACTGTTGCGTCCCAG AACCCCGCTGGGCCTCAGTGAACAGGGGGGTGTTGATTTGTGATGAGTGCTGCAGTGTTCATCGAAGTCTAGGCAGACACAGCTCACAAGTCCGTCACTTGACGCACACGCCATGGCCTCCTACGCAGCTACAA ATGGTTCAGATGTTGTACAGCAATGGTGCTAATTCAATTTGGGAGCACTCCCTTCTGGACCCAGCATCTGTGATGAGTGGAAAACGCAAGGCGAACCCCCAGGACAAATTGCA CCCAAACAAGTCAGAATTTATCAAAGCCAAATATCAAATGCTGGCGTTTGTCCACCGCATGCCTTGTCGGGAAgatgacagttcaacagccAAAGATCTGAGTAAG CAACTTCATTCAAGTGTTCGCACTGGAAATCTTGAGACCTGTTTGAGGTTGCTTTCTTTGGGAGCTCAAGCAAACTTTTTTCACCCA GAAAAGGGAAACACTCCCTTACATGTGGCAGCAAAGGCAGGACAGGTCTCTCAGGCAGAACTGTTAACGGTTTACGGCGCAGATCCTGGAGCCCCTGATAGCAATGGCAAAACTCCCATTGACTATGCAAG GGAGGCGGGCCACCACGAGTTGGCAGATCGACTGGTGGAGATTCAGTATGAGCTGACAGATCGGTTGGCGTTCTACCTGTGTGGGCGAAAACCAG ATCACAAAAATGGGCAACACTTCATCGTTCCTCAAATGGCTGACAG CAGTTTAGATCTATCTGAATTGGCCAAAGCAGCCAAGAAGAAGCTGCAGTCA CTGAGTAATCATTTATTTGAGGAGCTGGCCATGGATGTGTATGATGAGGTTGACAGGCGAGAGACTGATGCAG TGTGGTTAGCAACACAGAATCACAGTGCCCTTGTGACGGAGACGACTGTGGTGCCTTTCCTTCCCGTCAATCCAGAGTATTCGTCCACAAGAAACCAG ggaCGCCAGAAACTTGCCAGATTCAACGCACATGAATTTGCAACTCTTGTGATTGACATACTAAGTGATGCAAAGCGGAGACAACAAGGAAATTCAGCAGCAAGCCCTAAAG ACAATGTGGAACTCACCCTGAAGAACATGTCTGCCAGGCCATGCAGCGACAGTCAGGATAATGACCAGCCCGACTATGATAGCGTAGCGTCTGATGAGGATACAGACCAAGAGCTCCCTTCAAGTAAAGGAGATCGGACAAAG AGTCTGGACTCTGACCTCTCTGATGGCCCTATCACCATGCAGGAGTACCTGGAGGTGAAAAACGCTCTGTCGGTCTCCGAGGCCAAAATCCAACATCTCCTGAAAGCCAACAGCAACCTGAGCGATGAGCTGCGACTGATGCAGAAAAAG GCTGTGCGTGACTACGTGAACAGGAAGGCTGCTGTGACACCCTGCTGCTCCACCCTCCCTCTGTCGTCGGCCAGCATGCTCACTCGAAGAGGAAATCCCTCCGGTTCATTTCATAATTG CTGCAATCTCTGCAAAGTGAGAACACCTCTCTTAGGCGGCAGGTCACAGCCAATATCTATCAGAACCCCAGCACGTCAGACTATCCCGACCCCTCCAGTCCTTCAGCCCTGA